From Candidatus Gastranaerophilales bacterium:
TTATACTCTTCAACCAGAGTCTGAGCCCCGCTTTTTTCAAGTTTAGATATTAAAGTGTTAAATTCCGATTTTGTCATTGTAAACGGTTTTTCTACCAGTTGTTTGTAATGGTTTTTAAAGAAACCGAAGAAAGGTTTAAGCGTCCTTGCATAAAATTCTGTCTTGCTGAACTTAGCTGCTATAAACCCTCCTGCGGCTAAACCAATGAAAGCTTTGATTAAAGTAGACAAGTTAATCAGAGCGCCATCGTCTTTAGGGGGAAGTGCATTGTTTCCTTTTGGTGCTTTATCTTTTTTAGAATTTGTAAAACTTACCTTCGAAGCACCCTTTTTCATAAAGATACCAAATGTAGTGTTATAAGGCGCCCGCCCTCTAAAGGTTTCAAATAATTTGGCATCAAAGTTATATTCAGGTATTTTGCCGTCTTGTGATAATTCTTTAGCCTTTTCTTTAGAAAGGAATCCTATGCTTTTACCGTTGGCAATCCTCGAATAAACTTCGGTAGCTAAAATGGTAATAATAGTAACTCCGATAGTAAGCCCCATGCTGCCGTTAATCAAGGCTGTTAAAGCTCCAAGAGTGATTAACTGAATGTATGAATTGGACAAAATTCTTGTAATTTCCTGTTTAAACCTTACCTTTTGTTCTTTTTGAGCTTCTATTTTGTCGTCATTGCACATTCTTGAAAGGTTATGCGCATCATAAGATAAAAACACGGCGGGAATAATTCCTGAAACTATTCTGTTTAAAGAACGTTCGTGAACCGTATTATATTTACCTGTATTAAGGTCAAACATCTTGGACGCATTAATTAATAATTCTTTTACAGCCTTAGGGTCTGAATTTTTCAACAACTCGGCATTTTTATCCATAAATTCAAACATGCCTTGCAGACTGTTTGTCTGTTTTTCAAAAATAGCAGACATTCTTCTATCTGTTAAAAATTTTGAATTATAAAGCGTTTTAATTGGTTTTAATTTATTAACAAGGGGCAAAGTTAATAAAAAATCCAAAAGTTGAAACGGAAGCTTAACGATTGGATATAAAATACTGTCTGATAATAAATTTAAAATGCCCTTCTCTTTAAATGAGATAGAATCTCCATCGAGCCTTATCCGCCCTATCCCCTTTTTGGTTTTTGAAATAATAGTTTGAATTTTTTCCGCTATATCCACTCCCAATGATTTTTGTAAAAGATTAGAATTTTCAGCCAAATTTGTAAACTGTTTTGTATAGCGGTTTGTAAAACCTAAAAAAGAGCCCTTAAATGTTAATTCTTTGGAATTTAAATTTAAGGACTCTTTTAGTATAACTTTTGAATTTTTTGAAACCGAATCATGATTTTTAAGATAGTTCGGGCTGGAAGGGAAAGAAGCATGACTACCGAACTTTTCGATATGTCTTTTCGTAATGGAGAACTTATGTTCTCTAATCAGCATAGCCTTTCCTCCGCATTTCTTTTTAATATCTCATGACTTATTTTCTAATGCAAGTAATTTACAAAAAAATTTACAATACATAAAAAGCCGTTTTAGTTCAAAACGGCTTTTTGTAGTTTAATCTGATTATTTGATTACTTTTCGATTTTTAATACATTAATATAATTATCAAGAGCGCCTTTATCCCAGCTTACGTTGGTCTTCAACGCATTCAAATCAAGTCTTGCCCTTTCTTCAGGCGATAGTTTGATACTTTGAACGACATACTTTGTTAATTTATTTGCGTTGCTTCTTCTTACTTCTGCTTTTTTATCATCAGAAACAGTACACATAGGAATATATTGATCGTTAGGAACAAGAAGCGAATTTGCTCTATCTTTATCCTGTGAATTATTGTAATCATACATCTTTCTCGATACTCCGGGCGTCGGAATCATGCCTCCCACAGCGTTACCAACAACGTGAGACCCTGCATACATGCCTTTAATATCGGATATTCCGTACGGCTCAAAGTCACTCGGCATAGCTATGGTAGAAGCATTTGACATTAACATTAAACCTGCCTCTGACATTCTTTGAGATAAGAATACCATTCTATTTCCGGCTTCACCCAAAGATTCTTTAACTTTAGCCATGTGAGCGTCTAATTCGGCATGACCGCCACCTGATGTAATTAAAACAGGCTTTTCTTTTAATCCGTACATTTCGTAATTTTCATAAATATTTTTGAAGGTTTCCGCCATTGTATCAAAACCCTTTTGGGCATCCATCCTCGATGCCATTGTAAAGACAGGTGTATCTTCATTAACGCCTTCAAGATTTATAAGTTTTACATCACCGTGGAAAATTGCAGGTCCACCCAGCAAAGGAGATCTAACGTCTTTTGCTTCAGGAGCTTTTGCCCTGTCTATTAAATCTTTTAGCAATGTAATAAATACTTTTTTATTATGTTTCTTTTCTTCCATGAATTTTTTAATCATGTCGGCATTTTGGGGATTAAGGTTATCAATTTCTTCTGCTGTTTTGGCATGTGCTTTTACCGGCTCTACCATGCCTGACGCAATTTCTTTTGATATGGCTTTATTAATCTCATTCACATTTTGGTCAGTGAAAACAAGTTTTTCTCTGTTAACACCGTTAGGCATAGCGACAACACCGTCATTTTTATTTCTTAACACCATCATTGGGTCAAGCTCACCACTCATTTTATTTTCTATAATTTCTTTTTTGTACCCTGCAGAAACGGGACCTACTTTAGTAGCAAGAGCAAGAGCCCCTTGTGCCGCATTCAAATGGTTGGCTGCTAAACCTACTCTTTGCAGCGGAGTTCCGTAGAATTTTTCACCTTTTACATCATCAAGAAACAGATTTGATACAAGATCTTTTGCATATTTGCCGTACAGTACATTAAAGAATTGGCTTGTTTCAGGCTCATTCCAGTTTCTGCCCTGATAGCCTTCACCTATATTATGAATAATAGTAAGGGTATTATTGGCGAGGTTTCTTAAATATTCGCCCTGTTCTTTTGTTTTAATGCCGTCAAATTCTTCCGCTCTTGACAGCATACGCATTGTTGCCAACAAACCGAAGGTTTGCCATGCTTCATGCCCGATAATTTTGTCAGGGGCTTTAAGTTCAACGCCATCAGGCAGTTTGATTTCGCCGTTCTTAACTTTAGAAATAAGTTCGTATGTCATTTTGTTAAATTTGGCTATTCTTGTTCTTTCTTCATGAGCTTTAGCTGTATAGATATTTATATCTTTAACTTTAGGTATCAAGCCAAGGTCAAAGAAATCACCGTCGTCATGAAGATACAATACCTTTTGTGTTTGAGGTTCACCTTCTTTAGCTTTCACGGGAACATCCGCTGCATAAACCTGCATATAACTGCCGTCATCCATTTTACCATCATAGATTTTTTCCAAAGTCGGGGCATTGGTGTTATTGAATTTTTGTGAATTATATTTAAACTTGTTGGGTTCTCCTTCTATAGGAAGAAGGGCGAAATTTATTGCGCTATCTTTTTCTGAAGTAAATAAAGGCGCTATAGCAACGGTATTAATACCGCGTTTATTAAATTCTACCGGAACTTCATTAGCGATATCCGCTTGTCCGCCTACG
This genomic window contains:
- a CDS encoding glycogen/starch synthase, with protein sequence MAQTQVNSPQVVPSAPVQMSVPQQDVYTPSAVAAKPENNVLANILKYSGIAALAALPVVFIVSRRGGGAAQSKMMTELQSSVSELSQKVTTLSSEITSSKTIQQEAQKVAQGASDKFQYLLTLLLAGGTGIAVEKTIKDLKDKVPQQDQKDIETASNNIFKTRQPVTIKNISVQDSKTRQEIWGGFTLDLNNAGKVKSSTISQIKKDIQTVMAGETAMTAMKNPTIWSVCYEGWGTIVGGQADIANEVPVEFNKRGINTVAIAPLFTSEKDSAINFALLPIEGEPNKFKYNSQKFNNTNAPTLEKIYDGKMDDGSYMQVYAADVPVKAKEGEPQTQKVLYLHDDGDFFDLGLIPKVKDINIYTAKAHEERTRIAKFNKMTYELISKVKNGEIKLPDGVELKAPDKIIGHEAWQTFGLLATMRMLSRAEEFDGIKTKEQGEYLRNLANNTLTIIHNIGEGYQGRNWNEPETSQFFNVLYGKYAKDLVSNLFLDDVKGEKFYGTPLQRVGLAANHLNAAQGALALATKVGPVSAGYKKEIIENKMSGELDPMMVLRNKNDGVVAMPNGVNREKLVFTDQNVNEINKAISKEIASGMVEPVKAHAKTAEEIDNLNPQNADMIKKFMEEKKHNKKVFITLLKDLIDRAKAPEAKDVRSPLLGGPAIFHGDVKLINLEGVNEDTPVFTMASRMDAQKGFDTMAETFKNIYENYEMYGLKEKPVLITSGGGHAELDAHMAKVKESLGEAGNRMVFLSQRMSEAGLMLMSNASTIAMPSDFEPYGISDIKGMYAGSHVVGNAVGGMIPTPGVSRKMYDYNNSQDKDRANSLLVPNDQYIPMCTVSDDKKAEVRRSNANKLTKYVVQSIKLSPEERARLDLNALKTNVSWDKGALDNYINVLKIEK